The sequence CTACATAAAAACGCCTTAGTACCTTGGTTAATCATCGTTCCCAAGACACACGCACGTGAGCTAATCGACTGCTCACCAGCACTAAAATCAACGATTTACCAATTGATTGAAACGGTTGGGCACTATACCAACGCACTACCGCAAATTGAAAAACTCAATATTGCATCGCTAGGCAATGTCGTTCCACAGCTACATATCCATGTTATCGGTCGGCATAAGGGCGATTTTGCTTGGCCTGAGCCTGTCTGGGGAAAATCGGCTTTTCAGGCTTATTCAGCAACACAAAGAAACCAGCTCATCAATACGTTGCAGGCAACCATTATAGAAAATTATCGCAACAGCGCTAACAACGAATAAGCAATAAGCCACATCACACAACCAATCATGCCATCCAAAAT comes from Ostreibacterium oceani and encodes:
- a CDS encoding HIT family protein, which produces MTAQTRQTSLPPALHPQLAKDTVAVVENAAYWLRLHKNALVPWLIIVPKTHARELIDCSPALKSTIYQLIETVGHYTNALPQIEKLNIASLGNVVPQLHIHVIGRHKGDFAWPEPVWGKSAFQAYSATQRNQLINTLQATIIENYRNSANNE